GAATCGTCAAGGCAACGTTCAGGATCAGGATCGTCTTGATCTGGGAGTCGGTCAGATTCAGCGTCTTGCCGATCGCCAGCATCAGCGGCGCATGGCTGAACCAGACCACGAAGCTGATGAAAAACGCCAGCCAGGTCATATGAAGAATCTTCATTTTTCCCGAAAAGGACAATAGATTAAAGGTTGGATTCGACATGATGAATGCTCTGCAGAAATCGAAGAAGTGCTCCTGCACAAGCAGGATGCATGCCAATCCGCCCGAATCGGTTTTACGCCTAAGCAATTGATTTATATTGGATCAACTGATTGATCTTTGCACCAAGATGAAAGTCCCGCAAAACAGAAAGCACCAAAGCAATGCTCCAGGCCCTGGAATGGTGCGTTTTTTGAACGGCAACGGACATTCGCGGCCTGCGCCGGAGAGATTGGGATAAAGATTGTGCACCGCGCACCGGTTTATCGCCGGAAGAGAGCATGGGCGGAGCATCCTTGCCCGACTTCCTATGCAAGCCGTCTCCGGCCCGGCAGAGGAAAGCGAACAATAAACCTGCCGCAGTAACCGGATTGAGCCCGCTGTCCCGGCTGAACCGAACTCGGTGCAACCCGGTCCCATGGGAAAAGAGGGCGAGGACGATTGTGCGCGAATGTCAAAGCCGTCCGGAAGTCACCCCATCCGGCGCATTCGGCACAACCCCCGCCTGCCCTGCATTGCCGATACGGGAGATTTGCATGTTCAAGATTTTACCGGCGTTGGTGATCGCATTGCTGACCGCAAGCTGCGCGTCGACAAAACCGGTTCTGTATCCCAACGATCATTTCAGCAAAGTCGGGCGGGAAACCGCCGACCGCGATATCGAAAATTGCATGCGGCTTGCAAAGTCTGCCGGCGCCGATTCAGCCGGCAGCAGCGTGGGACAAGGCGCGGCCCGGACGGCGGGAGGCGCGGCAGTCGGCGCGGCCTCCGGCGCCGTGGGAGGCGCAGTCGTGGGGGCGGCAGGCTCCGGCTCGGCGATTGGCGCGGCCAGCGGCGCCACGGCCGGGCTGCTGTACTGGCTATTCAGCAAGCCTCAGCGCAGTCCGGCCTTCGAAAATTTCATGGACCGGTGTCTTCAAGAGCGCGGATATCAACCTGTAGGCTGGGATTAGAACATTTTCATACCGCGTGTAGGGAAGTCCTCACCTTCTGAAGGGTGCCCTGCCGTTAAGTCCAGCCCCGTAGGGTACGCTGTGCGTACCCTCGATGTCGAAAGGTACGCACAGCGTACCCTACAGGCAACCCGTAAGATACAGAGGATTTTATGCTGGCGGTAGGTCTTCAAGCATGGGGAACGGGGTTATCAACCCCGTTCCGCTCAGGGGATTGCCGAGATCCAGATGACAGGGAGGTATGAGAGTCAACCCGCCTGGGTTTCCGGATGCCGGCAATCCCTGCCGGAATGACGTGTTCTCCTTACGAAGGCCATATACCCAAAGCGAAAATGCTCTAGTCGTTCGTTAGCCTGCCTCATGGCCGATGAAAAACGGGATCGGCAGCGTATTTCCTGACCGATCGTTCCGGTGGAACATAAGTTGAGCCTGTAAAAATTAGTTCTTTTCCAGGTTCTATCGAGACAGAGACGCACTCATTTGAATGAGATAAACGTCAAAAGGCTTACGATGGCGCAAGCCTGCCCTGTAAAAAAAACGGGACTTGATCGGCCGGCAAAGGCTTACTGAAATAATAGCCCTGGACGGAATGACAGCGTAACTCACGCAAGAATTCGAGCTGCGCTTCCGTTTCCACCCCTTCCGCCACGACTTCGAGCTTCAACTGCTGCGCCATAACGGTAATTGCGGCCACAATCGCTCTGTCGTTGGGATCCGTAGAAATGTCGTTAATAAACGATTTGTCGATTTTGAGCGTATCGAGAGGAAATTGTTTGAGATAGCTGAGCGATGAATAGCCGGTGCCAAAATCGTCGAGCGATAATCGTATGCCTTTCCTTTTTAAGACGTTAAGCAGTTGCATGGCCGTCTCCAACTGATGCATGAGTGTTCCCTCGGTGATTTCCAACTCCAGCAGATCGGGCGGCAAACCGGTTTCTTCCAATGCCTCCTGAATGGCTTCCAACAACGGATGCTGAGGGTGCCGCTGATGCTGAACCTGATGGAATTGACGGCTCGACAAATTGACGGCCACCCGCACAGGCCAGCCCTGTTGCTGCCAACTGCGGGCCTGAGTGCAGGCCGCTTTCAAGACCCAGGCGCTTATCGGCACGATTAAACCGGTTTCCTCGGCGACCGGAATAAAATCATCGGGCGGAATCAGCCCCAATTCCGGATTCATCCAGCGAATCAAGGCTTCCATTCCAATAATCCTGCCCGTATCAATGGCAATCTGAGGCTGGTAATAAAGCACGAACTCACTCTGTTCCAGAGCCCGGCGCAAATGCTTTTCCAGCTTCATATAATTCCGGGCCGAACTGTTCATGGCCGGAGTAAAGTACTGGTAATTGTTTTTCCCCAGTTTCTTTGCGTGATACATGGCCGTATCGGCATCGGCCAAAAGCCCTTCCGTATCCTGGGAATTGACCGGATAGATGCTGATTCCGATACTGACGCCGACAAAAATTTTATGTTGATCGATCATTAAAGGCTCCGCGAACCCTTCCAGAATTTTGTCCGCAACCTTGGCCGCATCCAGGACATCGGAAATGTTGGGCAGCATCACGATGAATTCGTCGCCTCCCAGGCGAGCCGCGGTATCATCCTCGCGCAAACAAGACTTGATCCGCTGCGCCACCTTTTTCAGCAAGCTATCCCCGAACGTATGGCCCTGGGTATCGTTGACCATCTTGAAATTGTCCAGATCCAGGAATAAGACGGCGACACTGCCGTTATTGCGGTGTGCATGCAAAATGGCCTGTTTTATTCTGTCCATGAACAACACCCGATTGGGAAGATCGGTCAGGATATCGTAATGCGCAATATAATCGAGCCGCTGCTGCGTCCGCTTGAGTTCTTCCATTTCACGCGCATTATCCAGAACCAACGATAGCGAATGAGCGAAACTGAAAGCGATTTCTTCGTCTCTCTCGCTGAAGGCGCGGCCGTCAGTCCTGTCGCTCAGGTAGAGCCGGCCATACACGTGCCCCCGCTGTGCAATGGGCACCGCCAATAACGATTTCATCGGGGGATGGTGCGCCGGAAAGCCGATGCGGCGCGGATCGAGAGCCATATCCTCCAAACGCACCGAGATGTTTTCCCGTATCACGATGCCGAGCAGCCCTTTTCCTTCCGGCAACCGGCCGATAGCCCGCGCCTGCTCGGCACTGATGCCCGTATAAATGAAATGCCTGAGCTGCCCGGAATCATCCAAAATCCCAATGGCGCCATAGCGGCATTCCAGAAGAGAGGCGAGCGCTTCGATACCCGTCTGCAACAAACCGCTCTCGACCGATGAATGGGCCAGCACGCTCAACAAACGGCGCGAAGCCTCATGGAGCTCGGCCAATTTCTCCGCCCAGCAAAGCGTTTGCCGGTGCTCGATCTCCAGCATTTCCTTCAATTGCCGAGATTCGGACAACAACTCCTGCTCTCTCCGCAAAAGCATTTCTTGAATACTTTGCCTGGTCACAGCCCCGATAAATCGCTGCAGTTCAAGAACCGCCAGCGCATCTACCTCGTGCCGTTCCATGAATTCAAGCGCGTAGAGCACATCCTTGTTCGGCGGGATCGACAATAGCGCTCTGTGTCCGACCAGGTCGGCAAAAATCCATTCGGGATGTTGCAAAACATCCTGCCCGGTAGCCAAACCGCAAAAATTTCCCTCGTCGATGCATTCCCTAAAAACGGCAAATAAAGGTTGGCCTGTCATTCGTTTGTGCCCGGGGCGCTCTTCTTCCAGTACACGAACCACGCAAGGGCTCAAACAATCGCCGACAGTTAACGGTTTCATTAATGATCGGACGACAAAAAGACGTTGACGTCAACAACCGCATGCAACACTTCATCCGGTCCCATCATGGGCTTCATCCGGGCCACCACAAAATCAATGAGTTCTTCCCTGGATAAACGGCGCAATATCGGTTGGCGCACCAGAATATCCGAAATCACCTCGTCATCCAGCTCGATATGTTCGAAAGGCGTCTTGACCAGTAATTCGATGGCTCTCCGCATGGCGATGCAACCGATCGGCGAGTTTCTGCCTAAAACCAGCATATCTTTTAAAGGAGGAATGGCGTATTCACCGACGTGGACCGAAATGCGTACTCTTCTATCGTTAGTTGCCATGCGACATATCCAGCAAAAAAAGAATCAAAATTTTAATTTTCAATTCCAGGGATTGATTGTGATTGAAGCCGTAAAAGCCTTCTATAACATCTTCGTCTAAATTGGGCCTTATGTTCTGGCATGTAAAAAGCTTTTCGGCTGACCGCTCTATTCTCTCATTTTTTATATGGGTATTGTCAACTCTGATTTATGCGCAATGCGCCTGTTTTTAATGGCTTGGTCGAAGCCGAGAAATTACGCGACATATACGGAATGTCGTCAAATTTCCTTTATTTTAATTTTGATTAATAATGCGACTTTGCTTTACGATTCTTTGAATATCAATTAAATTTAATACTTATTAAAATATTCTTCACTATTTATCGTCTTAAGTATATCTATGGTCCCATTCCTCAAAGATAATTAAAGCGATAGCGATTGGATATAAAATAAATACATCAAATATCCATTCAGCGTGCAGCCCTTCCAATACGAACTAAAAAATATTGAAAATTAAATAGTTATGATCGACCGCGCCGTAAACAGGAGCGAATCCGAAATAATGGTCTTGATACATTTCCCCATAAAGAATTAAAAATTCTGCAATTCCACCTTTCTTTCGTTCGCTCCAGGGTTGACCAATACCTAAGGTTTTTTCCGTTCGATGCGCTTGAGCAATTCAAACAGATCACTGCCGGTCGACAGCTCGTAGGATGTGCTGACCATCGGGAAGCGCATCGTTCACGATCGCCCCTGTGCCAACGCCAGAAGGCATCTCTCGTGAACAATCTCGAACGATGCGATGCGCTTCACTTCGTTCGGCACATCCTACGGCCCTTCAAAGTCATGGCGGATGCCTATCGGCGAATCCGCCACCGGGTTATGGTAAAAACGTGTCGACGTCCACGCCATCCAGACCAACCTCGGATAATGGCACGTCCATCACTTCGGCCTGGGTTTTAACTACATCGATGATGTCGTAATAGGCATACAACACCCCTTGATCGCCTTTATGCTTCGCGCGCCGAGCGGCTTCTACCGCAGTCTTGACAACCTCCTGCAACAGTATTTGATAGTCGATTTGTTCGCTCATTTTTTCTATCCTTCAAAATACCCTCGATGATGGCTTTATACGCCGCGTTGCGCACAATATCCTTTGGCCATTTGTTTTTCACGCATAGCAAGTAGGGTAAACGAAGTCCTGTAGTCAGGCCGGGCAACCGTTTTATCGTTGCCCGACACCCATGTGGCGATCATGCTTTGGAATATTGCGCGGGTCTGAAATCCCGTCATCTTTTCAAGGCATTGTAAATGTCGGGCGCCAAAAGCGAGTGTCCGACCTACACGACTGACGACATTCGTCCTACGCGCTGCCATCCGATTTTTAAAATAACCCATTTTGGGATAACCCGCAATAGGTTATTAGTCTGGGCGCATGCCCAGTTCACTACACAATGTCGATTACCAGATTTTCAGGAGTCTGCTTGTTCAGGCCAGGGTTGCTTCGGGTTTGACGCAGATGCAAATCGCGGAAAAGCTGGGGAAACCGCAGAGCTACATTTCCAAGTACGAGCGTGGGGAGCGGCGGTTGGATTTTCCCGAATTTATTGAGCTGGCAGACATTCTGGAAATTGACGTGGCGGGTTTTGTTTCAGATTATCGGGCGGCATTGGCACCGATAAAAACTCACAAAGCGCGCCGCATAACGGGAACCTCTAAAAATACCTGATTGAAAGGTAAATAGAGTAGGTCGGGCAACAGCTTCATCGTTGCCCGACATTTAGGCGTAGCGAAGAGGCTGTTCGATGATTCGTAACCATGACTTCATACCGTCATATCGAAAATTTCGGGCACAAAAAGCGTGCCCGACCTGCACGACTGTCGCAGCATCGAGGCTACGGAACTACCTACGAAGCTTGATAATCTCGGCGATCAGACGCAAATCGACGGTGTCTTCCGTTTCTTCGTGGTTTTGCGCCACCAACTGCAAGACCTGCTCGTCGGTCGCGCGCAGCCGCTTTGCTTGCGCCACGTTCAATTCGTCGGCATGGTCGTGCAGCCAGCCGCGCAGCCCGACCAGCAAAAACGTATCGTTGGCATCGGGGTCCCAATATTGAATATAAACCTCATAGATTTTTAAGTTTTTCAATACCTGCGATGCCATAGGGGTTGTTCGTTATCGTAATGATAAAAAAGCATAAAAAAAGCGCCGTTCGGGCGCTTTTTCTAACGGACGGCATTTCGATTACCGCATTCTGCCGATCATTTCTCCAAGTCTGACCGGCAGGCCGGAGGCCAGATCCTCGCGCCATGCGGCGCGGTCCTTGCCGAACAGCACAATAATCGTCGAACCCATGTTGAAACGGCCCATTTCTTCGCCGATCCGCAAAATCGGCGCATCTTCTCCGTAGCGCCAGGCTTGCACGGCGTTGGCGGTCGGCGGCGTCACCACGCCGTGCCAGACCGTTTCGACGCTGGAAACGAAAATCGCGCCGACCAGCACCAAAGCCATCGGCCCGATCTCGGTGTCGAAGATCGCCGCGACGCGCTCGTTGCGCGCGAACAGCCCCGGCACCACGTTCGCTGTGGCGGCATTTACGCTGAACAGGCGCCCCGGAATGTGCGCCATCTCGCGCAGGGTGCCGGTCAACGGCATGTGGAGCCGGTGATAATCCTTCGGCGACAGATAAATGGTCGTAAATACCCCGTCCTGAAACGGCGCCGCCCGTTCCTCGCTGCCGCCGAGCAAGTCCACGGCCGTAAAACTTTTGCCTTTGGCCTGAAAAATCCGGCCGCCGGTGATCGCGCCGGCCTGGCTGACCGCGCCGTCCGCCGGGCAGGCGATCGCATCCGGCGCATCCGGAAACGGCCGGATGCCGGGCTTCAATTCGCGGGTGAAAAAATGGTTGAAACTTTTATAAGCCTCGATATTCGGTTCGAGCGCTTCGTCCATGTTCACGCCGTAATGGCGGATGATCCGGCGGATAAAAAAATTCTTCCAGGCCGCATGTTCCGAATGGGTCAGACGGCTCATCAGCCGCGACAGCGTATGCTGCGGCAGCAGGTATTGCGGCAGCGTGGTCAGCAAGTCTTTGATCATATTACCTTCAGGGCAGGTGGACCGGCTGCGGCGCTTGCCAGTCCGGATTGCGATGCTCGGCGACGACGGTGGTGTAAATGCCGCCGCGGACGTTGAACTCGGCGCGTACGCGCAGGAACTTCGGCTGAATCGCGGCAACGATGTCGTTCAGGATTTGATTGGTCACCGCTTCATGAAAGGCGCCCTGGTCACGGAACGACCAGATATACAATTTCAGCGCTTTCAGCTCGACGCAGGCCGCTGCCGGCACATATTCGAGACGGATCGTCGCAAAATCGGGCTGCCCGGTCTTCGGGCACAAACAGGTGAATTCGGGAATGTCGATACGGATCGTGTAATCCCGGCCGGGCTCGGGGTTTACGAAGGTTTCGAGGTCTTTGCTGGGTTGTGTACTCATTTTTTGTAAAAAGCCAGTGGAATCAATAACTCTTTATTCTACCAGTATCCGAGGCAAAATGGCTGCCCTCGCGATCGCCCGCGCGAAAATCGCTTGAGTGACCGGACAACCGACCCGGTTCACCGACCCGAGGCCAAACGCAAAACCGGCGTCAACGCAGCGTCGAGAATGTCCGCCTGGCCGTACAGGGAACAGGCCCTGTGTAAGTGAACTTTTACCGGGCCGCACTTTCTGAATAAACGTAATCCGGCTTTGGGAAAGGAGAAAATCTCAAGGCACACCTCATACCGGCAAGAGAGTTGCGCTCTTACTTTTTTCCTATAAATTTTCCCAATCGAAAGAGAAGATTGGCTATCCAAAAAGATTAAATTACTATAGGCGGCCCAGGCGCATTATCAAAAACGCATAAATACCGTCGCTTTTCACTTCCTTGGCGGCTTCGGAGGCTGACAATCGGCGAACATGAAAATGGCATGTTTCGTATGGCTTACGTTTTACCCAAACCTGTACCTGTAACACTACGAACGCCGATTCCAAACGAGCTATAGATTTTTGAAAAATTTTCCTTTCCGAAATACGCCCCACGCCGCCAGGTCGAGCACCGACCGGAATTCACGATTCACTTTAAAACAGTCTGCGCGGCGCCTAAGTGCCTCCCGGTCCCGCGCATCCGGATTACCCGATTTTAATAGCCGATCAATGCGATACCTCATAAAAATCAACCTCTGGCTTGCACTCGGCTATTTCATGGGCGGCTATTTCGGCACCTTGCTGTCGATACCGCCCAGCCACGCCAGCCCGGTCTGGCCGGCGGCGGGGATCGCTTTCGCCGGTATGTTCACCTACGGATACAAAGTCGCTCCGGGGCTCCTGGCCGGTTCGTTTGCCGCTCAGACCTTCTCCTTTATCGACGCGGTCTATCCGGGCAACATAAAATTCTCCCTGTCCATCGCCAGTATCGCCAGCGCGGGCTCCGTTCTGCAGGCAGCCCTGGGCGTCTGGCTGACCCGCCGTTATGTGGGTGCCGACAACCCCTTGACCAGAGACCACAGCATCCTGCGCTTCATTGCGCTCGGCGGACCGGCCAGCTGCATGTTGTCCGCCTCGCTCGGCATCGTCACCCTGTTTCTATACAACGCCATCACGCCCGAGGATCTGCCGTTAAGCTGGCTGACCTGGTGGATAGGCGATACGATGGGGGTATTGATTTTCACGCCTTTGCTGCTGAGCTTCATCGGCGTGCTGCGCAACCGCAAAAACATGCGCCTCAATTGGGTCGCCTTGCCATTGGCCATCCTGTCGCTGCTGGTGATCGTGATCCTGCATTTCGGCAAACAGCAGGAACAAAAGCGCATCGGTTCGCTGTTCGACGAACAATGCAGCCTGCTGCACAACGCCCTGCAAAACGAATTCAACCGCTATATCGAGGCCAATCGGAACATCAAGGCATTCTTCGACAGTTCGCTTCCCGTGAATGCCGAAGCCTTCCGGCATCTTACCCAGCCTTTCCTGAAGGACAATCCGGACATCCAGGCGCTGGAGTGGATACCGAGAATTCCGGCGGCTGAGCGGGCCGCCTACGAAGCCCGGATCGGGAAGCCGCTTTACGCCGAAGCGGCCGAAAACCGCCGCCCCCTTCGCCCGGCCCCGGTACGGCAGGAATATTTCCCGATTATCTATGCCGAACCTCTGGCGGGCAACGCCGAAGCCCTGGGGCTGGATATTTCATCCAGGCCGGATACCTACACGGCGATCCAAAAAGCCCGGGATACGGCTCAAACGACCCTCGCCGGCCAGATACGGCTCGTGCGGGATACGTCCCCGCAGCCCGGCGCGGTGATTTACACCCCGGTTTATTTCTCCGATCGTCCGCTTGCCACGCTGCCGGAGCGGCGCGCGGCACTGGCAGGATTTATCGCGAGTGTTTTCCAGGTGCCGCGGAAAATCGGAACCGTTAAAGAACAATTCGCCGATTTACAGCTGCTGTTGAGAATAACCGACAGCGGCAAAGAGCTGCTCAGCGAAACGGCGCTCATGCCGAAGCTGTCGCCGGATTTTCCCAGGCTGGAAAAGTCCCTGCCCCTGCGCGTGGCCGACCGGACCTGGATCGTCACCTACTCCGCGACCCCCGAATTTTACGCCGAACAGCTCAACTGGAATATGTGGTGGCTGATCCTGGGCTGTTTTCTATTTACCGGCCTCACCGGAATCGGTTTGCTGATGCTGACCGGACGCACACTGCAAACCGAAGAGGTAGTCAAAATCCGTACCCGCGAACTCCAGAGAAAAATCAGGGAGCATAAAAACAGCGAGGACAAAATTCAACGCCTGACCCAACTGTATGCCGCCTTGAGCCATTGCAACCAAGCCATCGTGCGCTGTACCTACGCGACCGAACTGTACCGGCAAATCTGCCGTGATTCGGTCGAATTCGGAGGCATGAAAATGGTATGGATAGGCCTGACCGACGCCGAAAAACAACGCGTGGCTCCGGTAGCCTGGGCCGGCGACGGAATCGAGTATCTTCAGGAAATCGATATGGATCTGGCGGAAGGATCGCCGTTCCGCAACGGGCCTTCAGGAACTGCGATACTCGAAGGCCGGCCGGTCTGGTGCCAGGATTTTTCCCACGCCCCCTCCACCCTGCCCTGGCATGAAGTGGCGTCCCGTTACGGATGGGGCTCGAAGGCGGCGCTGCCGATTCACCGTAACGGCGAGGTCGTGGGCGTCTTCTGCCTGTACGCAGGCAAGACGCATGCGTTCGACGAAGACGTGCGCGATCTCCTGCTCAAAATGGCCGGGGACATCAGCTTCGCCCTCGACAATTTCGCAAGGGAAGAGAAACGGACCCAGGCCGAATGCGCGCTGCAGAAAAACGAGCAATTCCTGCGCGCGATCATCGAGACCGAACCGGAATGCGTCAAGGTGGTCGACAAAAACGGCGATCTGCTCGAGATGAACGCCGCAGGATTGAAGATGCTGGAAGCCGATTCTCTGGATCAGGTGCGGCAGCACGAACTGCTCAATTTCATTCTGCCTGAATACCGGGAGGCCTTTACCGCCCTGCACAAACGCGTGATGAAAGGCGAGCAAGGTTCTCTCGAATTCGAAATCACCGGGCTCAAAGGCTCGCGCCGCTGGCTCGAAACCTATGCCGCGCCGCTGCCCGATCACCACAACAACGTCGTGATGCTGCTCGGCGTTACCCACGACATTACCCAGCGCAAACTCGCCGAACAGGCCCTGCAGGAATCGGAAACCCGCCTGATGCTCGCGATCAAGGGCTCCAACGATGCGCCCTGGGATTGGGATCTGGAAAAAAACCGCCTGTACTACTCGCCCCAATGGTGGCACATGCTGGGCTACGAAACGGACGAACTGCAAAGCGACGCCAAACTCTGGCACAGCCTGGTCCATCCGGACGATCTCGATTTCATCCAGAACGATTTACGCAAGGCGCTGCACAGAGGACAAAGCATGCATGCGATCGAATTCCGCCTGCGCCATAAGGACGGCCACTACGTGCCGATCCTGGAACGCAGCTTCATTTCGCGCAACAAGGAAGGCAAGGTCGTGCGCATCTCGGGCACCAACATGGATCTGACCGAACGCCGCCAGGAGCAAAACCTGGAAGAACTTCGCGGATTCATGCTCGAATGCATCACCAGCAGCACGCCCTTGACCGAGATTCTGGAGGCTATCACGCACAAAGTCGAAACCCTGATGCCTGACACTTGCTGTGCGATCTTCCTGCTTGACGATAAAGGACGCAGCCTGAATCCGGCCGCCGCCCCCAGCCTGCCCGATTTCTACAAGAGCGGCATCGACGGACTGCAAATCGGCGACGACACCGGCTGCTGTGGCTATGCGGCCGGCAAGGGCGAAAGCGCGGTGGCCTACGATGTGATGACGGATCCCCGCTGCGCCCGGATCAGAGACCTGCTCGTACGGGCCGGCCTGAAGTCCTGGTGGTCGGAGCCGATACAAGGCCCCGACGGCAAAGTACGGGGCTCCTTTGCGGTTTACCACCGCAAAAAGGCCGTACCGAACGCATACCAGTGTAAACTGATCGAAACCGTGGCCCATTACGCCGCGCTGACGATCGACCGCAAGCGCGCCGAGACGCAGCTCAAGCTGGCCGCCAAAGTGTTCGAACAAAGCCAGGAAGGCTTCATGATCACCGATGCCCGCCGCCGCATCCTGAAAGTCAATCCGGCCTTTACCGCGATTACCGGCTATACCGAGCAGGAAGCGCTCGGTAAAAGCGCCGGTATTTTGGCGTCGGGACGCCACGACCGCGAGTTCTACCGAAACCTCTGGGAAACGATCCGCACCCAGAACTTTTGGCAGGGGGAAATCTGGAACCGGCGTAAGAACGGCGAAGTTTATCCCGAATTATTGAACGTCAGCGTCGCGCGCGACCATTCGGGCAACGTCACCGAATATGTCGGCGTCTTCGCCGATATCACCCAGCTCAAAGCTTCCGAAGCGCAACTCGAATTCCTTGCGCACCACGACACGCTGACCTCGCTCCCGAACCGGCTGCGCCTGTTCTTCCGCCTCGAACACAGCATCGAAACCGCCAAACGCGAAGGCACGCAACTCGCCCTCCTGATGCTCGACCTGGACCGCTTCAAGGACGTCAACGACAGCTTCGGCCATCTGGTCGGCGACCAGCTGCTGCAATTGGTCGCCAACCGGCTGGTCAACCGGGTACGGGACATCGATACGGTGGCCCGGCTGGGCGGGGACGAATTTACGGTGGTGCTGGAAAATATCACGCATCCGGAAGATGCCGCCCGCATCGCCCAGGCGGTCATCAACGACCTCAGCGAGCCCTGGTCGATCCCGAATGCCGGCGAAG
The genomic region above belongs to Methylomicrobium agile and contains:
- a CDS encoding EAL domain-containing protein; translation: MRYLIKINLWLALGYFMGGYFGTLLSIPPSHASPVWPAAGIAFAGMFTYGYKVAPGLLAGSFAAQTFSFIDAVYPGNIKFSLSIASIASAGSVLQAALGVWLTRRYVGADNPLTRDHSILRFIALGGPASCMLSASLGIVTLFLYNAITPEDLPLSWLTWWIGDTMGVLIFTPLLLSFIGVLRNRKNMRLNWVALPLAILSLLVIVILHFGKQQEQKRIGSLFDEQCSLLHNALQNEFNRYIEANRNIKAFFDSSLPVNAEAFRHLTQPFLKDNPDIQALEWIPRIPAAERAAYEARIGKPLYAEAAENRRPLRPAPVRQEYFPIIYAEPLAGNAEALGLDISSRPDTYTAIQKARDTAQTTLAGQIRLVRDTSPQPGAVIYTPVYFSDRPLATLPERRAALAGFIASVFQVPRKIGTVKEQFADLQLLLRITDSGKELLSETALMPKLSPDFPRLEKSLPLRVADRTWIVTYSATPEFYAEQLNWNMWWLILGCFLFTGLTGIGLLMLTGRTLQTEEVVKIRTRELQRKIREHKNSEDKIQRLTQLYAALSHCNQAIVRCTYATELYRQICRDSVEFGGMKMVWIGLTDAEKQRVAPVAWAGDGIEYLQEIDMDLAEGSPFRNGPSGTAILEGRPVWCQDFSHAPSTLPWHEVASRYGWGSKAALPIHRNGEVVGVFCLYAGKTHAFDEDVRDLLLKMAGDISFALDNFAREEKRTQAECALQKNEQFLRAIIETEPECVKVVDKNGDLLEMNAAGLKMLEADSLDQVRQHELLNFILPEYREAFTALHKRVMKGEQGSLEFEITGLKGSRRWLETYAAPLPDHHNNVVMLLGVTHDITQRKLAEQALQESETRLMLAIKGSNDAPWDWDLEKNRLYYSPQWWHMLGYETDELQSDAKLWHSLVHPDDLDFIQNDLRKALHRGQSMHAIEFRLRHKDGHYVPILERSFISRNKEGKVVRISGTNMDLTERRQEQNLEELRGFMLECITSSTPLTEILEAITHKVETLMPDTCCAIFLLDDKGRSLNPAAAPSLPDFYKSGIDGLQIGDDTGCCGYAAGKGESAVAYDVMTDPRCARIRDLLVRAGLKSWWSEPIQGPDGKVRGSFAVYHRKKAVPNAYQCKLIETVAHYAALTIDRKRAETQLKLAAKVFEQSQEGFMITDARRRILKVNPAFTAITGYTEQEALGKSAGILASGRHDREFYRNLWETIRTQNFWQGEIWNRRKNGEVYPELLNVSVARDHSGNVTEYVGVFADITQLKASEAQLEFLAHHDTLTSLPNRLRLFFRLEHSIETAKREGTQLALLMLDLDRFKDVNDSFGHLVGDQLLQLVANRLVNRVRDIDTVARLGGDEFTVVLENITHPEDAARIAQAVINDLSEPWSIPNAGEVLIGASVGISLYPQHGHTPELLLQQADAALYEAKEGGRNRFAFFSNEFTEAARRRIEMEARLRRALVQNELLVYYQPQIDIATGEIVGAEALARWQDPVEGMISPNHFIPVAEQTGLIQAVGAWVLKETCRQGKEWLDKGFKPISLAVNVSQHQIRQSDINVLVAEVLRETGFPARYLELELTESGLMERQTDVIEILKSLREQGVRLAIDDFGTGYSSLAYLKRFPLNVLKIDKNFIDDIPDQQDDMEIASTIIAMGHILGFKVLAEGVETSAQLAFLKEKGCDLYQGFLVSHPLPAAEFGALLASREVADALLEKCRQAAVR